From Halomicrobium salinisoli, the proteins below share one genomic window:
- a CDS encoding ZIP family metal transporter translates to MLQTLPDAFVRIAGTDPLVQGLVGGVFIALMNLFGASLILVWRDPSERALDGALGFAAGVMLAAAFTSLIVPGIEYAGGDPIPVLAGVALGALFLDRADALVPHAHYILTGERRADAADPGAEVPGVDPERLAPVVLFVLAITLHNVPEGLAVGVGFGSGNLADAIPLMLAIGIQNVPEGLAVSVAAVNAGLDRRAYAVFAGLRSGVVEIPLAVFGAVAVALATPLLPYAMGFAAGAMLFVISDEIIPETHARGYERVATLGLMAGTIVMLYLDTALAA, encoded by the coding sequence ATGCTACAGACCCTTCCGGACGCGTTCGTCCGGATCGCCGGCACGGACCCGCTCGTCCAGGGGCTGGTCGGCGGCGTCTTCATCGCGCTGATGAACCTCTTCGGCGCCTCGCTGATCCTCGTGTGGCGGGATCCGTCGGAACGGGCGCTGGACGGCGCGCTGGGCTTCGCCGCGGGCGTGATGCTGGCGGCGGCGTTCACGAGCCTGATCGTCCCCGGGATCGAGTACGCCGGCGGCGACCCGATCCCGGTGCTCGCCGGCGTGGCGCTGGGCGCGCTCTTTCTCGACCGGGCGGACGCGCTCGTCCCGCACGCTCACTACATCCTGACCGGCGAGCGCCGGGCCGACGCCGCCGATCCGGGGGCCGAGGTCCCCGGCGTCGACCCCGAGCGGCTGGCGCCGGTCGTCCTGTTCGTGCTGGCGATCACGCTGCACAACGTGCCCGAGGGGCTGGCCGTCGGGGTCGGGTTCGGGTCGGGGAACCTGGCCGACGCCATCCCGCTGATGCTCGCCATCGGCATCCAGAACGTCCCGGAGGGACTGGCGGTGTCGGTCGCAGCGGTCAACGCCGGCCTCGACCGGCGGGCCTACGCCGTCTTCGCCGGCCTCCGCTCGGGCGTCGTCGAGATTCCGCTGGCCGTCTTCGGCGCGGTGGCGGTCGCGCTCGCCACGCCGCTGTTGCCCTACGCTATGGGCTTCGCCGCCGGCGCGATGCTGTTCGTCATCAGCGACGAGATCATCCCGGAGACCCACGCCCGCGGCTACGAGCGGGTCGCCACGCTCGGCCTGATGGCCGGGACCATCGTCATGCTGTACCTCGACACGGCGCTGGCGGCCTGA
- a CDS encoding NADPH-dependent FMN reductase, protein MSPTDRPLVVGVAGSLRDDSVTRQAVDRALETAAERGARTRLVDLREYDLPPVDPDAEPPADAERLSAAFAEADAIVLGTPMYNGSYASPLKTAIDHSDPDGFDGAPVGLVSVAAGQFPRRALDHLRSVAAHMGARVLPDEVAVAESHAVGEDLPDDAADRLDSLAERLVAEASAPPAEERRPSPSAGG, encoded by the coding sequence ATGTCGCCCACTGATCGCCCGCTGGTTGTCGGCGTCGCCGGCAGCCTCCGGGACGACAGCGTCACGCGCCAGGCAGTCGACCGCGCCCTCGAGACGGCCGCCGAGCGGGGCGCCCGCACCCGTCTCGTCGACCTGCGGGAGTACGACCTCCCGCCGGTCGACCCCGACGCGGAGCCGCCGGCGGACGCCGAGCGGCTGTCCGCGGCGTTCGCGGAGGCGGACGCAATCGTGCTCGGCACGCCGATGTACAACGGCTCGTACGCCTCGCCGCTGAAGACCGCCATCGACCACAGCGACCCGGACGGCTTCGACGGCGCGCCCGTCGGCCTGGTGAGCGTCGCTGCCGGGCAGTTCCCGCGCCGGGCGCTCGACCACCTCCGGTCCGTCGCCGCCCACATGGGCGCCCGCGTCCTCCCCGACGAGGTGGCCGTCGCGGAGTCCCACGCCGTCGGCGAGGACCTCCCGGACGACGCCGCCGACCGCCTCGACTCGCTGGCCGAGCGGCTCGTGGCCGAGGCGTCCGCGCCGCCCGCCGAGGAACGACGGCCCTCGCCGTCCGCCGGTGGCTGA
- a CDS encoding DUF7351 domain-containing protein, whose protein sequence is MSDDEPLSPEEAFALFGHDLRVAMLLELADAEGRSLSFSELRERVGERDSGKFNYHLKKLVGRFVGHDDERDEYRLLYPGHHVIDVVQSGVYTERASVRAVDLDADCVHCGGGLWFDYDTINSGRVRCRDCGRILLGFPFDPGGLTDREESEVARAYDLRTRTMWQRAARDVCPVCSGRVDAAFDDDVAPKLAATHDHPVLAALDCEQCSFFVNAPVGSLLVWHPETVGFLAERGVDVRERRLWELPFVVDPAAVEIAGRDPWRVRVTVAAGDRERVATVDESLSVVGFE, encoded by the coding sequence GTGAGCGACGACGAACCGCTGTCCCCGGAGGAGGCGTTCGCCCTGTTCGGCCACGACCTCCGCGTGGCGATGCTGCTCGAACTCGCCGACGCGGAGGGCCGGTCGCTCTCGTTCTCGGAACTGCGCGAGCGGGTCGGCGAGCGCGACAGCGGGAAGTTCAACTACCACCTGAAGAAGCTCGTTGGCCGGTTCGTCGGCCACGACGACGAGCGCGACGAGTACCGGCTGCTCTACCCGGGCCACCACGTCATCGACGTCGTCCAGTCCGGCGTGTACACCGAGCGGGCGAGCGTCCGGGCGGTCGACCTCGACGCCGACTGCGTCCACTGCGGCGGCGGCCTGTGGTTCGACTACGACACGATCAACTCGGGGCGCGTCCGGTGTCGCGACTGCGGCCGGATCCTGCTCGGGTTCCCGTTCGACCCCGGCGGGCTCACCGACCGCGAGGAGAGCGAGGTGGCGCGGGCCTACGACCTCCGGACGCGGACGATGTGGCAGCGCGCCGCCCGCGACGTCTGTCCGGTCTGCTCGGGCCGCGTCGACGCCGCGTTCGACGACGACGTGGCGCCGAAACTGGCGGCCACGCACGACCACCCCGTGCTGGCCGCGCTGGACTGCGAGCAGTGCAGTTTCTTCGTCAACGCGCCCGTGGGCTCGCTGCTGGTGTGGCACCCCGAGACGGTCGGCTTCCTCGCCGAGCGGGGAGTCGACGTCCGCGAGCGACGGCTCTGGGAACTGCCCTTCGTCGTGGATCCGGCGGCCGTCGAGATAGCCGGTCGCGACCCGTGGCGCGTCCGAGTCACCGTGGCGGCTGGCGATCGCGAGCGCGTCGCGACCGTCGACGAGAGCCTCTCCGTCGTCGGGTTCGAGTAG
- a CDS encoding DUF5786 family protein → MGFGSYDESEQQDNDAEIDDDAAVSVHENDHDGEISFESDADQDELIDRLDEMK, encoded by the coding sequence ATGGGGTTTGGAAGCTACGATGAATCCGAACAGCAGGACAACGACGCCGAAATCGACGACGACGCCGCCGTGTCCGTCCACGAGAACGACCACGACGGCGAGATCTCCTTCGAGTCCGACGCCGATCAGGACGAGCTCATCGACCGTCTGGACGAGATGAAGTAG
- a CDS encoding AEC family transporter, giving the protein MDLLARLGYMLALLAVGVGARQTGLLGEQRRDLLNAVAFYVALPALIFHSTYQRSLGEIVTPQLVAGLWLVLGATVGIAWLVHARTESRATRSVAVVQSYHSNFGYLGLPLVASTLGGAAAATGSIILGVGALTQVPMTVLLLITMNDADASVTGELRSVATNPVLAALAAGLVVGAVGATPPAPAETALAWASEAALPLALLLIGSSLELALPTETLDTLGAVVGLKVFLMPVLAWAAFTALGADPLTRNAGVIMFGAPTAVSTFVYANELGGDAEFASTTVFATTLVSVATLGVLLGLVV; this is encoded by the coding sequence ATGGACCTGCTCGCGCGGCTGGGATACATGCTGGCGCTGCTGGCGGTGGGCGTCGGGGCGCGGCAGACGGGGCTGCTGGGCGAGCAGAGGCGGGACCTGCTGAACGCGGTGGCCTTCTACGTCGCCCTGCCGGCGCTGATCTTCCACTCGACGTACCAGCGGTCGCTGGGCGAGATCGTCACGCCGCAGCTGGTCGCCGGGCTGTGGCTGGTGCTGGGCGCTACCGTCGGCATCGCGTGGCTCGTCCATGCGCGGACGGAGTCGCGGGCGACCCGGAGCGTCGCCGTCGTCCAGTCCTATCACTCCAACTTCGGCTATCTCGGGCTGCCGCTGGTGGCGAGCACGCTCGGCGGCGCGGCGGCGGCCACGGGGAGCATCATCCTCGGCGTCGGCGCGCTCACGCAAGTGCCCATGACCGTGCTGCTGCTGATAACGATGAACGACGCCGACGCGTCGGTGACGGGGGAGCTGCGCAGCGTCGCCACCAACCCCGTGCTCGCGGCGCTGGCCGCGGGACTGGTGGTCGGCGCCGTGGGAGCGACCCCGCCCGCGCCGGCGGAGACGGCGCTGGCCTGGGCCAGCGAGGCGGCGCTCCCGCTGGCGCTGCTGCTGATCGGGTCGTCGCTGGAACTGGCGCTGCCGACGGAGACGCTGGACACGCTGGGCGCCGTCGTCGGCCTGAAGGTGTTCCTGATGCCCGTCCTCGCGTGGGCGGCGTTCACGGCCCTGGGCGCGGACCCACTCACGCGCAACGCGGGCGTGATCATGTTCGGCGCGCCGACGGCCGTCTCGACGTTCGTCTACGCGAACGAACTGGGCGGGGACGCGGAGTTCGCCTCGACGACGGTCTTCGCGACGACGCTCGTCTCCGTCGCGACGCTGGGCGTCCTGCTGGGGCTCGTGGTGTAG
- the thiE gene encoding thiamine phosphate synthase, whose product MVDWSVYLVTQGSRSRDRTTPEVVRAAVDGGVGVVQLREKDLSARRRYELGREVRRITREADVPLIVNDRVDLAQALSADGVHLGDDDLPVSVARDILGADAVIGRSVSFVDDARAAEEAGADYLGVGAIYATGSKDDIPDDEYTVGPERVAAIADAVSIPIVGIGGVTPDTAAPVVAAGADGVAVITAITDADDPEAATQDLHEVVQEARQ is encoded by the coding sequence ATGGTCGACTGGTCAGTCTACCTCGTCACCCAGGGGAGCCGCTCGCGGGACCGCACCACCCCGGAGGTCGTCCGGGCCGCCGTCGACGGCGGCGTCGGCGTCGTCCAGCTGCGCGAGAAGGACCTCTCCGCCCGCCGGCGCTACGAGCTGGGCCGCGAGGTCCGCCGGATCACCCGCGAGGCCGACGTCCCCCTGATCGTCAACGACCGCGTCGACCTCGCGCAGGCCCTGTCCGCCGACGGCGTCCACCTCGGCGACGACGACCTGCCCGTGTCGGTGGCGCGCGACATCCTCGGCGCGGACGCCGTTATCGGTCGGTCCGTCTCGTTCGTCGACGACGCCCGGGCCGCCGAAGAGGCGGGTGCGGACTACCTCGGCGTCGGCGCGATCTACGCCACCGGCTCGAAGGACGACATCCCCGACGACGAGTACACCGTCGGCCCCGAGCGCGTCGCAGCGATCGCTGACGCCGTGTCTATTCCCATCGTCGGCATCGGTGGCGTCACGCCCGACACCGCCGCGCCCGTCGTCGCGGCCGGTGCCGACGGCGTGGCCGTGATCACCGCTATCACCGACGCCGACGATCCCGAGGCTGCTACGCAGGATCTGCACGAGGTTGTTCAGGAGGCGCGTCAGTAG
- a CDS encoding ABC transporter ATP-binding protein produces MSTDEETPFDRYRQQVDRPLLRLFREYGLERKPWLAVGLVANLLAQMASLLPPVVLGSAVDALFRGDAQYTLPLVPQSWIPQGTVEQFWFSVALIAGSFVAAAVFTWIYGVVANFFAHGVMHEVRSDSFEKMLRLDAAFFDDKQTGEVMSILSNDASNLELFLDDALMNGTRLVAMVLGITAILFLLNPQLAVVTLAAVPVMIGFTWWFMRAIEPRYEDRQSAVAEFNTRIENGISGVDLAKATASEDYEAGRVRDASRGVFESIMAVLKLAYFYRPGMELLAGLSFAATFLVGGYWILFGDLSVGIFVTFVFMTQRFVAPLAEVSSIVDQTQNAMVSASRVFGLMDIPVRIDDDEDAVVLDDLEGSVAYEDVCFDYPDLLAEMADDAESDAGAGPPAAQADGGTVAGAGGDDPFGTADDEDGYVIEDVSLTAEPGDTVAFVGSTGAGKSTLCRLLLRLYDVDEGAVKVDGTDVREVELASLREHVGYVSQEAFLFDGTIADNIRYGRFDESDEAVREAARAAEAHEFISELPDGYETRVGERGVKLSGGQRQRIAIARVVLQDPEILVLDEATSDVDTDTEQRIQSSLDALTEDRTTFVVAHRLSTVVGADQIVVLEDGRVVERGDHDELRERGGRYAELWNAQTGSV; encoded by the coding sequence ATGTCGACCGACGAGGAGACGCCGTTCGACAGGTACAGACAGCAGGTCGATCGACCGCTGTTGCGCCTGTTCAGGGAGTACGGGCTGGAGCGCAAGCCGTGGCTGGCGGTCGGCCTCGTCGCCAACCTCCTGGCCCAGATGGCGTCGCTGTTGCCCCCCGTCGTGCTGGGGTCGGCGGTCGACGCGCTGTTCAGGGGAGACGCCCAGTACACGCTGCCGCTGGTGCCCCAGTCGTGGATTCCACAGGGGACGGTCGAGCAGTTCTGGTTCTCCGTAGCGCTGATCGCGGGCTCGTTCGTCGCGGCGGCGGTGTTCACCTGGATCTACGGCGTCGTGGCCAACTTCTTCGCCCACGGCGTGATGCACGAGGTGCGCTCGGACAGCTTCGAGAAGATGCTGCGGCTCGACGCGGCCTTCTTCGACGACAAGCAGACGGGCGAGGTCATGTCGATCCTGTCGAACGACGCCTCGAACCTCGAGCTGTTCCTCGACGACGCGCTGATGAACGGGACGCGGCTGGTGGCGATGGTGCTGGGCATCACCGCGATCCTGTTCCTGCTGAACCCCCAGCTCGCGGTCGTCACGCTGGCCGCTGTGCCGGTCATGATCGGGTTCACGTGGTGGTTCATGCGGGCCATCGAGCCCCGCTACGAGGACCGCCAGAGCGCCGTCGCGGAGTTCAACACGCGCATCGAGAACGGCATCAGCGGCGTCGACCTGGCGAAGGCCACCGCCAGCGAGGACTACGAGGCGGGCCGGGTTCGCGACGCCTCCCGCGGCGTCTTCGAGAGCATCATGGCGGTCCTGAAGCTCGCGTACTTCTACCGGCCGGGGATGGAACTGCTGGCCGGGCTCTCCTTCGCCGCCACCTTCCTCGTCGGCGGCTACTGGATCCTCTTCGGGGACCTGAGCGTCGGTATCTTCGTCACCTTCGTGTTCATGACCCAGCGGTTCGTCGCGCCGCTGGCGGAGGTCTCCAGCATCGTCGACCAGACCCAGAACGCGATGGTCTCGGCCTCGCGCGTGTTCGGGCTGATGGACATCCCCGTCCGCATCGACGACGACGAGGACGCCGTCGTCCTCGACGACCTCGAGGGCAGCGTCGCCTACGAGGACGTCTGCTTCGACTACCCGGACCTGCTCGCGGAGATGGCCGACGACGCGGAGAGTGACGCCGGCGCCGGACCGCCCGCGGCCCAGGCTGACGGCGGGACCGTGGCCGGCGCGGGCGGCGACGATCCGTTCGGCACGGCGGACGACGAGGACGGCTACGTCATCGAGGACGTCTCCCTCACTGCCGAGCCCGGCGACACCGTCGCCTTCGTCGGATCGACCGGCGCCGGCAAGTCGACGCTGTGTCGGCTCCTCCTGCGCCTCTACGACGTCGACGAGGGGGCTGTGAAGGTCGACGGCACCGACGTCCGCGAGGTCGAACTCGCCAGCCTGCGCGAGCACGTCGGCTACGTCTCCCAGGAGGCGTTCCTCTTCGACGGCACCATCGCCGACAACATCCGCTACGGCCGCTTCGACGAGTCCGACGAGGCCGTCCGCGAGGCCGCGCGGGCCGCGGAGGCCCACGAGTTCATCTCCGAACTCCCCGACGGCTACGAGACCCGCGTCGGCGAGCGCGGCGTGAAGCTCTCGGGCGGCCAGCGCCAGCGCATCGCCATCGCCCGCGTCGTCCTCCAGGACCCCGAGATCCTCGTCCTCGACGAGGCCACCAGCGACGTCGACACCGACACCGAGCAGCGCATCCAGTCGTCGCTGGACGCGCTGACCGAGGACCGCACCACCTTCGTCGTCGCCCACCGCCTCTCGACCGTCGTCGGCGCCGACCAGATCGTCGTCCTCGAGGACGGCCGCGTCGTCGAGCGCGGCGACCACGACGAACTCCGCGAGCGGGGTGGCCGCTACGCGGAACTCTGGAACGCCCAGACCGGGAGCGTCTGA
- a CDS encoding translation initiation factor eIF-1A, with translation MPNSDEMFGVVTEHNGGNHVRVQCEDGKERMGRIPGRMKFRTWIEVDDVVVIEPWDWQDEKGNIEWRYTSQDADQLRDEGHID, from the coding sequence ATGCCCAACAGTGACGAGATGTTCGGCGTTGTGACGGAACACAACGGCGGCAATCACGTTCGAGTGCAGTGCGAGGACGGTAAGGAGCGCATGGGCCGGATCCCCGGCCGCATGAAGTTCCGGACGTGGATCGAGGTCGACGACGTCGTCGTCATCGAGCCGTGGGACTGGCAGGACGAGAAGGGCAACATCGAGTGGCGCTACACCAGCCAGGACGCGGACCAGCTGCGCGACGAAGGCCACATCGACTGA
- a CDS encoding Rieske (2Fe-2S) protein, translated as MGDPPRVTVSSEAGEESVRVHGDSWTVETGDAAFSFSVDGLSSGEEGADGGDGESAGEADDTSRDDADPRRICAADAVPADGTLRCEARSGRRGVEFILHRRGDAVVAWRNSCPHEPEVPLDTGGGAIVRRDSIVCHKHGARFERDDGVCTNGPCAGDALDSIRVAVEDDAVVLTDERFESARRLD; from the coding sequence ATGGGAGATCCGCCGCGAGTGACCGTCAGTTCGGAGGCGGGCGAGGAGTCCGTCCGGGTCCACGGCGACAGCTGGACCGTCGAGACGGGGGACGCCGCGTTCAGCTTCAGCGTCGACGGACTGTCGAGCGGCGAGGAGGGCGCGGACGGGGGCGACGGGGAGAGCGCGGGCGAGGCTGACGACACCAGCCGCGACGACGCCGATCCCCGCCGCATCTGCGCCGCCGACGCGGTCCCCGCGGACGGGACGCTGCGCTGCGAGGCGCGGTCCGGGCGGCGCGGCGTCGAGTTCATCCTCCACCGGCGGGGCGACGCCGTGGTCGCGTGGCGCAACTCCTGCCCGCACGAGCCCGAGGTCCCGCTGGACACGGGCGGCGGTGCCATCGTCCGCCGGGACTCCATCGTCTGTCACAAGCACGGCGCGCGGTTCGAGCGCGACGACGGCGTCTGCACGAACGGGCCCTGCGCCGGCGACGCGCTCGACTCGATCCGCGTCGCGGTCGAGGACGACGCCGTCGTGCTGACCGACGAGCGCTTCGAGTCCGCGCGGCGCCTGGACTGA